Proteins from a single region of Xyrauchen texanus isolate HMW12.3.18 chromosome 7, RBS_HiC_50CHRs, whole genome shotgun sequence:
- the LOC127646900 gene encoding matrilin-4-like isoform X8 → MTRVLVYVGVLIAIMAATEGRPKSAEPKCKSGPVDLVFIIDSSRSVRPHEFETMRKFMINIIHELDISLEDTRVGVVQYSSQVQNVFSLKAFSKPAQMVKAINEIIPLAQGTMTGLAIRYAMNVAFSAEEGARPKVPHVAVIVTDGRPQDRVAEVAAAARESGIEIYAIGVARADMTSLRAMASPPFEDHVFLVESFDLIHQFGLQFQDKLCGMDLCLESDHGCDHICESSPGSYQCLCLPGYQLNEDGKTCKFIDLCAEGKHDCEQLCIASPGSFTCDCNKGYTLNEDKRTCTMIDYCSFGNDSCEHECLSVLNGFNCRCNEGYTLNDDLKTCTMIDYCSFGNDSCEHECVSVLQSFYCQCREGYTLNEDETTCTMIDYCSFGNDSCQHECVSVLNGFYCRCNDGYSLNDDMKTCTMIDYCSFGNDSCEHECVSVLKGFYCQCNDGYSLNDDKKTCTMIDYCSFGNDSCEHECLSVLKGFYCQCNDGYSLNNDKKTCTMIDYCSFGNDSCEHECVSVLKGFYCQCNDGYSLNDDKKTCTMIDYCSFGNHSCDHKCVSVLNGFFCRCNEGYTLQEDGKTCMSDNLCNTVEHGCQYQCVSTPGSYHCICPEGHLLQDDGKTCGTCRSSNIDLVLLIDGSKSVRPNNFELVKQFVNQVVDQLDVSPKGTRVGLVQYSSRVRTEFPLSMYQSKEEIKKAVMNVEYMEKGTMTGLALKHMVENSFTEANGARPAEKNIPRIGLVFTDGRSQDDITEWAKKAKEAGITMYAVGVGKAVEDELRVIASEPVEKNFFYTADFTAMSQIAENLKLNVCAAESQGEVEVKDPCTCESLVEFQQVTISTLDQLNQKLSAMTKRLEVLENQLLTRK, encoded by the exons ATGACACGTGTGTTGGTGTACGTTGGCGTGCTAATAGCCATAATGGCTGCAACGGAAGGAAGGCCAAAATCAG CTGAGCCAAAGTGTAAATCTGGCCCAGTCGACCTAGTCTTCATCATCGACAGCTCCCGCAGCGTTCGTCCGCATGAGTTCGAGACGATGCGCAAGTTCATGATCAACATCATCCATGAGCTGGACATTAGCCTGGAGGATACAAGAGTTGGTGTGGTCCAATATTCCAGCCAAGTCCAGAACGTGTTCTCCCTCAAAGCCTTCAGCAAGCCAGCGCAGATGGTGAAAGCCATCAATGAGATCATTCCATTGGCCCAGGGCACAATGACCGGCCTCGCCATCCGTTATGCCATGAACGTAGCCTTCTCCGCCGAGGAAGGCGCCCGTCCTAAAGTTCCACATGTGGCTGTTATTGTGACCGACGGTCGTCCGCAAGACCGTGTGGCCGAAGTGGCGGCGGCTGCGAGAGAGTCTGGTATTGAGATCTATGCCATTGGTGTCGCCAGGGCCGATATGACATCACTCAGAGCAATGGCATCTCCACCATTTGAAGATCACGTGTTCCTAGTGGAGAGCTTTGACCTTATTCATCAGTTTGGGCTTCAATTCCAAGACAAGCTTTGTG GGATGGACTTGTGTCTAGAATCAGATCATGGTTGTGATCACATCTGTGAGAGCTCGCCTGGCTCCTACCAGTGTCTGTGTCTGCCTGGATACCAACTGAACGAGGATGGCAAGACATGCAAAT TCATTGATTTATGCGCAGAAGGGAAGCATGACTGTGAGCAGCTCTGTATCGCTTCACCCGGATCCTTCACATGTGACTGTAACAAGGGATACACACTCAACGAGGACAAGAGGACCTGCACAA TGATCGACTACTGCTCATTTGGGAATGATAGCTGTGAGCATGAGTGTCTGAGTGTGCTCAATGGCTTTAACTGCCGTTGTAACGAAGGATACACACTCAATGATGACCTGAAGACTTGTACAA TGATCGACTACTGCTCATTTGGGAATGATAGctgtgagcatgagtgtgtgagtgtgcttcAAAGCTTTTATTGCCAATGTCGTGAAGGATACACACTCAACGAGGATGAGACGACGTGCACAA TGATCGACTACTGCTCATTTGGGAATGATAGCTGTCAGCACGAGTGCGTTAGCGTTCTCAACGGCTTTTACTGCCGCTGTAACGATGGATACTCACTCAACGATGACATGAAGACCTGCACAA TGATCGACTACTGCTCATTTGGGAATGACAGctgtgagcatgagtgtgtgagtgtcctCAAAGGCTTTTACTGCCAGTGTAATGATGGATACTCGCTCAACGATGACAAGAAGACCTGCACAA TGATCGACTACTGCTCATTTGGGAATGATAGTTGTGAGCACGAGTGTTTGAGTGTCCTCAAAGGCTTTTACTGCCAATGTAATGATGGATACTCGCTCAACAATGACAAAAAGACCTGCACAA TGATCGACTACTGCTCATTTGGGAATGACAGCTGTGAgcacgagtgtgtgagtgtcCTGAAAGGCTTTTACTGCCAATGTAATGATGGATACTCGCTCAACGATGACAAGAAGACCTGCACAA TGATCGACTACTGTTCGTTTGGGAATCACAGTTGTGATCATAAGTGTGTTAGTGTGCTCAATGGCTTCTTCTGTCGCTGCAATGAGGGATACACTCTTCAGGAGGATGGAAAGACCTGCATGT CGGATAACTTGTGTAACACAGTCGAACATGGTTGTCAATACCAGTGTGTGAGCACTCCAGGATCATATCACTGTATCTGTCCTGAGGGCCATCTGTTACAGGACGATGGCAAGACCTGCGGAA CCTGTCGATCTTCTAATATCGATCTGGTCCTCCTCATCGATGGTTCCAAAAGTGTTCGCCCAAACAATTTCGAGCTTGTCAAGCAGTTTGTTAACCAGGTGGTGGATCAACTCGATGTCTCCCCTAAGGGCACACGCGTGGGTCTTGTCCAGTATTCCAGCCGAGTGAGGACAGAATTCCCCCTCAGTATGTACCAGAGTAAAGAGGAGATCAAGAAGGCTGTGATGAATGTGGAATACATGGAGAAGGGAACCATGACAGGTCTGGCTCTCAAACACATGGTGGAGAACAGCTTCACTGAGGCTAACGGAGCACGTCCTGCTGAGAAGAACATCCCACGTATTGGCCTGGTGTTTACCGATGGACGCTCACAGGATGACATCACAGAGTGGGCCAAGAAGGCCAAGGAAGCAG GTATCACCATGTATGCTGTTGGTGTGGGCAAAGCCGTAGAGGATGAACTGAGAGTAATCGCCTCTGAGCCCGTGGAAAAAAACTTTTTCTACACCGCAGACTTCACAGCCATGAGCCAGATTGCTGAGAACCTCAAACTCAACGTCTGCGCAG CTGAGAGTCAGGGGGAGGTCGAGGTGAAGGACCCCTGCACTTGTGAAAGTCTTGTGGAATTCCAGCAGGTCACCATATCCACCCTGGACCAGCTCAACCAGAAAC TGTCTGCTATGACAAAGCGATTGGAGGTTCTGGAGAACCAGTTGCTCACGAGAAAATGA
- the LOC127646900 gene encoding matrilin-4-like isoform X1 — protein MTRVLVYVGVLIAIMAATEGRPKSAEPKCKSGPVDLVFIIDSSRSVRPHEFETMRKFMINIIHELDISLEDTRVGVVQYSSQVQNVFSLKAFSKPAQMVKAINEIIPLAQGTMTGLAIRYAMNVAFSAEEGARPKVPHVAVIVTDGRPQDRVAEVAAAARESGIEIYAIGVARADMTSLRAMASPPFEDHVFLVESFDLIHQFGLQFQDKLCGMDLCLESDHGCDHICESSPGSYQCLCLPGYQLNEDGKTCKFIDLCAEGKHDCEQLCIASPGSFTCDCNKGYTLNEDKRTCTMIDYCSFGNDSCEHECLSVLNGFNCRCNEGYTLNDDLKTCTMIDYCSFGNDSCEHECVSVLQSFYCQCREGYTLNEDETTCTMIDYCSFGNDSCQHECVSVLNGFYCRCNDGYSLNDDMKTCTMIDYCSFGNDSCEHECVSVLKGFYCQCNDGYSLNDDKKTCTMIDYCSFGNDSCEHECLSVLKGFYCQCNDGYSLNNDKKTCTMIDYCSFGNDSCEHECVSVLKGFYCQCNDGYSLNDDKKTCTMIDYCSFGNDSCEHHCVSMLKGFNCLCNDGYSLNDDKKTCKMIDYCSFGNDSCEHECVSVLKGFNCRCKEGYTLNDDKKTCTMIDYCSFGNHSCDHKCVSVLNGFFCRCNEGYTLQEDGKTCMSDNLCNTVEHGCQYQCVSTPGSYHCICPEGHLLQDDGKTCGTCRSSNIDLVLLIDGSKSVRPNNFELVKQFVNQVVDQLDVSPKGTRVGLVQYSSRVRTEFPLSMYQSKEEIKKAVMNVEYMEKGTMTGLALKHMVENSFTEANGARPAEKNIPRIGLVFTDGRSQDDITEWAKKAKEAGITMYAVGVGKAVEDELRVIASEPVEKNFFYTADFTAMSQIAENLKLNVCAAESQGEVEVKDPCTCESLVEFQQVTISTLDQLNQKLSAMTKRLEVLENQLLTRK, from the exons ATGACACGTGTGTTGGTGTACGTTGGCGTGCTAATAGCCATAATGGCTGCAACGGAAGGAAGGCCAAAATCAG CTGAGCCAAAGTGTAAATCTGGCCCAGTCGACCTAGTCTTCATCATCGACAGCTCCCGCAGCGTTCGTCCGCATGAGTTCGAGACGATGCGCAAGTTCATGATCAACATCATCCATGAGCTGGACATTAGCCTGGAGGATACAAGAGTTGGTGTGGTCCAATATTCCAGCCAAGTCCAGAACGTGTTCTCCCTCAAAGCCTTCAGCAAGCCAGCGCAGATGGTGAAAGCCATCAATGAGATCATTCCATTGGCCCAGGGCACAATGACCGGCCTCGCCATCCGTTATGCCATGAACGTAGCCTTCTCCGCCGAGGAAGGCGCCCGTCCTAAAGTTCCACATGTGGCTGTTATTGTGACCGACGGTCGTCCGCAAGACCGTGTGGCCGAAGTGGCGGCGGCTGCGAGAGAGTCTGGTATTGAGATCTATGCCATTGGTGTCGCCAGGGCCGATATGACATCACTCAGAGCAATGGCATCTCCACCATTTGAAGATCACGTGTTCCTAGTGGAGAGCTTTGACCTTATTCATCAGTTTGGGCTTCAATTCCAAGACAAGCTTTGTG GGATGGACTTGTGTCTAGAATCAGATCATGGTTGTGATCACATCTGTGAGAGCTCGCCTGGCTCCTACCAGTGTCTGTGTCTGCCTGGATACCAACTGAACGAGGATGGCAAGACATGCAAAT TCATTGATTTATGCGCAGAAGGGAAGCATGACTGTGAGCAGCTCTGTATCGCTTCACCCGGATCCTTCACATGTGACTGTAACAAGGGATACACACTCAACGAGGACAAGAGGACCTGCACAA TGATCGACTACTGCTCATTTGGGAATGATAGCTGTGAGCATGAGTGTCTGAGTGTGCTCAATGGCTTTAACTGCCGTTGTAACGAAGGATACACACTCAATGATGACCTGAAGACTTGTACAA TGATCGACTACTGCTCATTTGGGAATGATAGctgtgagcatgagtgtgtgagtgtgcttcAAAGCTTTTATTGCCAATGTCGTGAAGGATACACACTCAACGAGGATGAGACGACGTGCACAA TGATCGACTACTGCTCATTTGGGAATGATAGCTGTCAGCACGAGTGCGTTAGCGTTCTCAACGGCTTTTACTGCCGCTGTAACGATGGATACTCACTCAACGATGACATGAAGACCTGCACAA TGATCGACTACTGCTCATTTGGGAATGACAGctgtgagcatgagtgtgtgagtgtcctCAAAGGCTTTTACTGCCAGTGTAATGATGGATACTCGCTCAACGATGACAAGAAGACCTGCACAA TGATCGACTACTGCTCATTTGGGAATGATAGTTGTGAGCACGAGTGTTTGAGTGTCCTCAAAGGCTTTTACTGCCAATGTAATGATGGATACTCGCTCAACAATGACAAAAAGACCTGCACAA TGATCGACTACTGCTCATTTGGGAATGACAGCTGTGAgcacgagtgtgtgagtgtcCTGAAAGGCTTTTACTGCCAATGTAATGATGGATACTCGCTCAACGATGACAAGAAGACCTGCACAA TGATCGACTACTGCTCATTTGGGAATGATAGCTGCGAGCACCATTGTGTAAGCATGCTTAAAGGCTTTAACTGCCTCTGCAATGATGGATACTCACTTAATGATGACAAGAAGACCTGCAAAA TGATCGACTACTGCTCATTTGGGAATGATAGCTGTGAgcacgagtgtgtgagtgtgctcaAAGGTTTTAACTGCCGCTGTAAGGAAGGATACACTCTTAATGATGACAAGAAGACCTGCACAA TGATCGACTACTGTTCGTTTGGGAATCACAGTTGTGATCATAAGTGTGTTAGTGTGCTCAATGGCTTCTTCTGTCGCTGCAATGAGGGATACACTCTTCAGGAGGATGGAAAGACCTGCATGT CGGATAACTTGTGTAACACAGTCGAACATGGTTGTCAATACCAGTGTGTGAGCACTCCAGGATCATATCACTGTATCTGTCCTGAGGGCCATCTGTTACAGGACGATGGCAAGACCTGCGGAA CCTGTCGATCTTCTAATATCGATCTGGTCCTCCTCATCGATGGTTCCAAAAGTGTTCGCCCAAACAATTTCGAGCTTGTCAAGCAGTTTGTTAACCAGGTGGTGGATCAACTCGATGTCTCCCCTAAGGGCACACGCGTGGGTCTTGTCCAGTATTCCAGCCGAGTGAGGACAGAATTCCCCCTCAGTATGTACCAGAGTAAAGAGGAGATCAAGAAGGCTGTGATGAATGTGGAATACATGGAGAAGGGAACCATGACAGGTCTGGCTCTCAAACACATGGTGGAGAACAGCTTCACTGAGGCTAACGGAGCACGTCCTGCTGAGAAGAACATCCCACGTATTGGCCTGGTGTTTACCGATGGACGCTCACAGGATGACATCACAGAGTGGGCCAAGAAGGCCAAGGAAGCAG GTATCACCATGTATGCTGTTGGTGTGGGCAAAGCCGTAGAGGATGAACTGAGAGTAATCGCCTCTGAGCCCGTGGAAAAAAACTTTTTCTACACCGCAGACTTCACAGCCATGAGCCAGATTGCTGAGAACCTCAAACTCAACGTCTGCGCAG CTGAGAGTCAGGGGGAGGTCGAGGTGAAGGACCCCTGCACTTGTGAAAGTCTTGTGGAATTCCAGCAGGTCACCATATCCACCCTGGACCAGCTCAACCAGAAAC TGTCTGCTATGACAAAGCGATTGGAGGTTCTGGAGAACCAGTTGCTCACGAGAAAATGA